The following coding sequences are from one Microtus pennsylvanicus isolate mMicPen1 chromosome 1, mMicPen1.hap1, whole genome shotgun sequence window:
- the Tmem248 gene encoding transmembrane protein 248: MFSINPLENLKLYISSRPPLVVFMISVSAMAIAFLTLGYFFKIKEIKSPEMAEDWNTFLLRFNDLDLCVSENETLKHLSNDTTTPESTMTIGQARSSTQPPQALEESGPINISVAITLTLDPLKPFGGYSRNVTHLYSTILGHQIGLSGREAHEEINITFTLPAAWNADDCALHGHCEQVVFTACMTLTAASGVFPVTVQPPHCVPDTYSNATLWYKIFTTARDANTKYAQDYNPFWCYKGAIGKVYHALNPKLTVIVPDDDRSLINLHLMHTSYFLFVMVITMFCYAVIKGRPSKLRQNNPEFCPEKVALADA; the protein is encoded by the exons ATGTTCAGCATTAACCCCCTGGAGAACCTGAAGCTCTACATCAGCAGCCGGCCGCCCTTGGTGGTTTTCATGATCAGCGTCAGCGCCATGGCCATCGCCTTTCTCACCCTGGGCTATTTCTTCAAGATCAAGGAAATTAAGTCTCCAGAAATGGCCGAG GATTGGAATACTTTTCTGCTGCGCTTTAATGATTTGGACTTGTGTGTATCAGAGAACGAGacactgaagcatctctccaatGACACCACCACCCCTGAGAGCACCATGACCATTGGGCAGGCCAGATCATCCACTCAGCCGCCCCAGGCCCTGGAGGAGTCAGGCCCCATCAATATCTCAGTTGCCATTACCTTGACTCTGGACCCTCTCAAGCCCTTTGGAGGGTACTCTCGAAACGTCACACACCTGTACTCCACCATCCTTGGACATCAGATTGGACTCTCAG GCAGGGAAGCACACGAAGAGATCAACATCACCTTcaccctgcctgctgcctggaaCGCTGATGACTGTGCCCTCCATGGCCACTGTGAGCAGGTGGTGTTCACAGCCTGCATGACCCTCACAGCTGCCTCTGGAGTCTTCCCTGTCACTGT TCAGCCACCTCACTGTGTCCCCGACACATACAGCAACGCCACACTCTGGTACAAGATCTTCACAACTGCCAGAGATGCCAACACAAAATATGCTCAAGACTACAATCCTTTCTGGTGTTATAAGGGCGCCATCGGAAAAGTCTACCATGCTTTAAATCCCAAACTCACCGTTATTGTTCCAGAT GACGACCGTTCATTAATAAACCTGCATCTCATGCACACCAGTTACTTCCTTTTCGTGATGGTGATAACGATGTTTTGCTACGCAGTTATCAAAGGTAGACCTAGCAAATTGCGTCAGAACAATCCTGAATTTTGTCCTGAGAAG GTGGCTTTGGCTGATGCCTAA